From Pseudobythopirellula maris:
TCGCGGGTGCGGAGGAAGTAGATCGCCAGCGTGTCGTCGACCCGCATGCGGTACTCGCTCACGTGCTCCGAGCGCGAGTGGCCCACGTACTCGCCCTGGGCGTACGCCTGCCAATCGATCATCCCGCGCGAGTCCCAACCGACTTCGCCTTGGCAGCAGCCCGCCGCGCTGTCGACGCCCCAGATCGGGTGCGGCGCCGCCGGGTTGCAGCCTGGGCCGCAACCGGCGCCGCACGGGCCGCACGCCTGGCACAGCTCGACGCGGGGCGATTCGACGCGCAGAGGTTGCGCCGCGTAGTCGGCCGTGACGACGCCCGCGGGCGGGTGCGCTGCCGACGGATCGTTCGCTGAATGGCTGCGTTGCAACACCCAAGCCGAGGCGACGAGCGCGGTCGCCACGCCCAGCGCGAGCGAGATCCGCGCGGCGCCTCGAAGTCGACGATGGTTCATGGCTGATCGGTGTGGCATAGGGTGGAAAAGGTTTCTCAACGGAGCACGGTTTGGCTGCGGACCGGCGCCATGGTTGGTTGCGTGGACGGTCGCGTGAATGCAGCGCCCGCGGGAGCGGCTTGCTGAGGCGTGGGTCGGCGTGCGGCTTGGTTGGCGGGGCTCACGGTGACCGCGGCCATCCGCCACGGTCCCGACGGCAGCGTTTGCGGGCGCGTCGCAACGCGTGGCGCGGCCTGGGGCGTTGCCGGAGCTTGGCCCGCAGCGGCAACGTTGGCGGCGGCGTTCGAACCGGCGCCATCGCCGCGGAAGGCGGCGTTGCCGACCCACACCACGCCGCGGTCGCGTGAGAAGGCGCCCGTTTGGATCTCCGTGCGGGCGAGCATCTCGGCCTGGCGTCCGATCGTGTCGGCCTCGGCGGAGTTGCCGAGCTTGCGCTCGACCGACGCCAGGTTGCGCAGCACGGTCGACTTGCGTCCCTGCTGGGCGGCGAGCGACAGCACCTCGCGCGATTGCTCGTAGCGTCCGGTCTTCGCGAGCAGCACGCCGAGCTCGTTGGCCGCCATGTAGTTGCCGGGGTGCGCGGCGAGGGCGGCGCGGTAGAGCGAGACGCTGCGAACGTTGGCGGTCGCCTCGCCCTCGCTGGGGGCGAGCCGCTCGTTGGCCTTCGCCAGCCCGTGCAGCGCCATCGAGCCGGCCTGCTCGCCGGCTACGGCGGCGGCGAGCTTGCGCTCCGCGTAGCGGCAGTAGAGGGCGAGCGCCTCCTGCGGCAGCGTGCGCACCGGGTCGGCGCCCGCGCCGAGCATCGGCGTGGTGTGCGACGCGGCGATCTGGTTCACGTTGAGGCGGGCGCCGTAAGCGTCCCGCCCCACGAAGTCGATCGCCTCGTCGAGCGCCTTCAGGCCCGCCGCCAGCGAGCGGCGGTGGCGGTCGGTCATCGCGTCGGCGTCTTTGGCGACGGCGATCTTTTGCAGCACGTCGAGGAACCGCGCCCGGGCGGCGTAGTAAGCGCCGCCTTGGCCCAGGGCGAACGCCTGCCGCACCTCGCCGCGGAGCTTGAGGCTGATGTCGCCAGACGCCGGCGTGTAGCAGAGCAGCTCGTCGATCGTCGCGTCGGCCGCCAGGCGGGCGTCGGAGTCGGCGTAACCGATGAGCGGCGCCGTGCGGCCTACGTCCAGCAGCAGGGGCTGCAGGGCGGCCGACTCCTCTTCGGAGGCGAAGGCCGACTCGTCCGAAACGATCAGACGCGGCTCGCTCACGTCTACTTCCTCCGTCGCTGCCGCCGGCGAGTCGTCCGCGAACGAATCGAGCAACGGGCCCTCGAGGAGGTGGCTATCGGAGGCCAGATCTTCAGCGTTCGACGACTCGTCGTCGGATGGCGTCTCGATGACCAGGGCGTCCGATTCGGCGTCGCCCACCACAGCCACGTCCTCGACCGACGCGGCGTTCTCGCTGAATTCCTCGATGAGCTCGTCCAACGGCGGCAGCCGGTAGATCGCCTTGCGCA
This genomic window contains:
- a CDS encoding tetratricopeptide repeat protein; protein product: MEASNEAVSARRPRPIDPLRLAAQTAAALSFVAAVAGLTFGVCWALGFQQTTDHQTPAGSHAAIDGFQDNGRKASGQTSNPPARQDVAWPPLQGFGLSEPSYVIPYQLPGADASKNGNHSGRAPLLADSRGVMLPSDDERPAMRKAIYRLPPLDELIEEFSENAASVEDVAVVGDAESDALVIETPSDDESSNAEDLASDSHLLEGPLLDSFADDSPAAATEEVDVSEPRLIVSDESAFASEEESAALQPLLLDVGRTAPLIGYADSDARLAADATIDELLCYTPASGDISLKLRGEVRQAFALGQGGAYYAARARFLDVLQKIAVAKDADAMTDRHRRSLAAGLKALDEAIDFVGRDAYGARLNVNQIAASHTTPMLGAGADPVRTLPQEALALYCRYAERKLAAAVAGEQAGSMALHGLAKANERLAPSEGEATANVRSVSLYRAALAAHPGNYMAANELGVLLAKTGRYEQSREVLSLAAQQGRKSTVLRNLASVERKLGNSAEADTIGRQAEMLARTEIQTGAFSRDRGVVWVGNAAFRGDGAGSNAAANVAAAGQAPATPQAAPRVATRPQTLPSGPWRMAAVTVSPANQAARRPTPQQAAPAGAAFTRPSTQPTMAPVRSQTVLR